From a region of the Pieris brassicae chromosome 13, ilPieBrab1.1, whole genome shotgun sequence genome:
- the LOC123717743 gene encoding histone H2B gives MPPKTSGKAAKKSGKAQKNISKSDKKKKKHKRKESYAIYIYKVLKQVHPDTGISSKAMSIMNSFVNDIFERIAAEASRLAHYNKRSTITSREVQTSVRLLLPGELAKHAVSEGTKAVTKYTSSK, from the coding sequence ATGCCACCAAAGACCAGCGGCAAGGCGGCCAAGAAGTCCGGCAAGGCACAGAAGAACATATCCAAATCggacaaaaagaaaaagaagcaCAAGAGGAAGGAGAGCTACGCCATTTACATCTACAAGGTGCTCAAGCAGGTGCATCCCGACACCGGTATCTCTTCGAAGGCGATGTCAATCATGAACTCGTTCGTGAACGACATCTTCGAGAGGATCGCGGCTGAGGCGTCTCGTCTCGCTCACTACAACAAGCGTTCGACGATCACGTCCCGCGAGGTGCAGACCTCCGTGAGGCTCCTGCTGCCCGGCGAGCTCGCCAAGCACGCCGTCAGCGAGGGCACCAAGGCCGTCACCAAGTACACCAGCTCCAAGTGA